A window of Zalophus californianus isolate mZalCal1 chromosome 17, mZalCal1.pri.v2, whole genome shotgun sequence genomic DNA:
AATGTCAGTAGTTGcacatttgtgtgtatgtttaacCTTTTATTATGGAATACCTTTAAAAATAGGTACAACCTAGACTTAGGATCATGAACCCCAGTGTGTGTTATTTGCCACAGTTACCTTAAACAGTTCTTTAGCAATTTTATTTCAACTATACTCTTATTTCTTTCACTCCACACTGGATTATGTTGAAGCAAATTTCAGACATatcatttcatttgcaaaatacTTCCATATGTATGTTTAAAGggtaagtttgttttgtttttttttttaagattttttatttattcatttgagagagagagtgtgagaacacaagcagggaccctgggatcatgacctgagccgaaggcagatgcttaaccaactgagccacccaggcgcccctaaaagataaggattttttaaaacataactatATTCTTATTATACCAAAAATAACTAATTCCTTAATATCACCAGGCATCCAGTAATTCTTAGACCTCAATTTTTATATGTATGATTTTATCTTGGCATTTAAACACAAAGGTCCTGTGTCTTTGACACCATTTGTAGTTATGTGAACTCCCTGCTTAGTGTGCCTGAGAAGAAGAGCTTGTTTAACCACAGGCTCTTCGGCACAGCTCATTGCCCTATGGATTGTTGATGGCTGAGGAAAATGGACTACATAGACTATGGTGCAGTTGACCAGTGAACTGGtgaattttagcttttatatgtATCGTTTGATTCCTGTTGAAAGCTAAAGTGTCCTTCACTCTTTATTCCTCAGATGTTGCTGGAATCTCTTTAGATGTGGATATAATATATTACGgtaattacaaatttttaaagtgtaGATAGTTCACTAGGCACCTTGACCAAGGGTTACTGCTCACTCTTTTCCAAAGaggatttctttttgtgttttgtctgGAATTCTATGGTAGTTACCTtcaagctattattattattttttaagattttatttatttgacagtgcaCATGAGCGGCtgagtgggaggagggtggagggagaggaaaaagcagacccccactaagcacggagcctgacgcacttgattccaggaccctgagattatgacctgagctgaaggcagatgcttaactgactgagccacctaggcactcctcAGGTTCTTCTTGATATGGCTTTTTTCCAGCTGTGCTGATGGTTATTGTCAGGTAGTAACTTAGCTTTACTACTTTTTTTAGATCACACACGCTGCAATGTGTGGATTCTGGATGGAGACCTGTACCACAAAGGCTTGCTGAAGTTTGCAGTATCTGCTGAATCCTTGCCGGAGACCCTGGTCATTTTTGTTGCAGACATGTCTAGGCCTTGGACCGTGATGGAATCTTTACAGAAATGGGCTAGTGTTTTACGTGAGCACattgataaaatgaaaattccaCCAGAAGAAATGAGGGAGCTGGAACGGAAGTGTAAGTAAAATAGGATTTTCTTACTTGGAAACTTCACTAGTGTCTTTGGATGGTTCAAGCCACCTTCCTTTTCATAGTGTCAGGAGGTTAGAAAGCTTCCCTTATGGAATATGTGGTTTTGTTTGTACTATTTATTTCAGAGTTGCTCTTGTAAATTCAGTAGTCAAAAAGTATTGAAAGCAGTCATATTCTCAAGCATCACAGTTGAAGAAAGTAAATGAATCCATATTCCTTATTATCTTCATtggttctcttttaaaataagggTTCTTTCCTCACCCCTCAAATTTGGATCAGTTCTGTGGGTCTTTCCACTTTTCTGTTATTCTGGCTATTGAGTTAACATCAGTGGGTGTGGAGGCCTACTGTGGGATCTGCAGCTTGAGTCCATTGCCCTGGGATTCCATTCAGGCCCCATGGACTCTCTTATTGAGAGGTTTAAAGGAAGCCCTACAAAAGACAAATCTTTGGGCTTCTACCTTAGTTCATTTTGGGATCCAGCAAGTATGATTTTAGTTAGAAATAGGAAGGTCATTTTTTTGTCATTAATATGAGAGGCTATTTTGAGACTAAGGACACCCAAGTCCTTTTGACAACAGAGAACTTTCAAATTAaacaaagtttgttttgttttgtttttccttactgtgattcagaagcttttttttcctttcccttgcttCTGTGCACTTACATCAGTTTCTGTCCACTTGCCAGGGaaatgggaggggcaggggctggggctgtggcGTGTGCAGCAGCAGCAGTCTTGGCCAGGGCAGGCTGGGCTCAGCCTGGCTTTTTGCCACAGGATGACATCATTCCCTTTAGTGAATTAATGAGGGCTTCTAGGGCATGGCACATGGGATCTTCACACTTACTGGCAGAAGGGTTCAGAAATTTTGATGTGCTTTCTAAATTGTATCTCTCACTGTGTGTTTTCCTATCATAAATTCCTCTTGCTCCTGTCCCACATTAGCTAAAACAGGGAGTTTAACATCTAATTATTTGGTTTGCTGCGTGCGTGTGTGTTTCCTGGGTCACCCGCATGTATGCTACAGTGGTTGTTATGCAGCTCAGCTTGTCTGTCTTCAACCGCTGACCTTTCTAGATAATGCCTCTTTTTCCCCTGGAATAGAGAACTTAAAGACAACTTCTTAGAATAGTTCTGAGGCTGAAGAGCTGTTTGTCTTTCACTGCCCATTCACTGGTAACCCCAGGCTTGCTCAGATTAATGGGTTAATGCCCTGGAGATTTCAGTCTCTGAATCTTTTTTCTTGGTGTTATAACCTtgtgaagatttttaaaacagaaaaaaaagaaagatcaagccaaggatatttttctttcccagataGGGAAAGTGTTTGTCTTGTACTGGGTCTGTTCTAGGCATCGGAGATGCACACAGCAGATAAGATGCCTGCTCCTGGGGCTTGTGTTCCCATGAactattgaatttattttgtgcttaGTCATTGATGTCTTGTCACTTAGGATTAGATTCAGCTGATTGTGacacaaaacccaaaataacAGTGGTTTAAACAAGACTGAAGTTGATTTCTCTGTCCTATAAATGAAATCCAGAGGTAGGCAGTTCAAGCCTGGAAAGCAGCTCTGGGAAGGCAGACTTGCAAGATCCTGGCTCCTTCTCCTTATTGCTTTGTCATCTCTAGGGtgtggttctctttctctggacaACTAGAGCTGTAGCCTTTACATCCGTGTTCCAGGCAGCAcatggaggaagaggaaagaggggcTGAAGGGTGCGTGCCTGTTGTCTTCctaaggaggctgggaaatgtagttctgtATGGCCCTATGTTCTGTGTCTTAGGGTTGGGTTTGGTTTTAAGGAAGTAGAGGAAAGAGGACACGGGAGGGCAACTAGCGATTGCTGGAACCACGTCTGTGCCTCATGACTCTGGTTAACCTTCCTTGAAGGCCTCTGTTGTTTTCACCGCCCTTCCTCCAAGATGTTTGGATGGTAGTCATGCCTTTGTGTTGCCTGTTGAAGGAATGCCTTTGTTAGTACTGGCTTTAGGTTACATTTTCATAAAACAGTCATCCATTCTTGCACATCAGACTCCCACTTTGCAGATCAGTTGGACTCTAGGTATTGTATTGAGTGAGTGAAGGGCTATCACCCAGCCTAGTTCCAGTCCAGCGCCGGTCTCCAGTCTGCTGAGTTTGGAATGCTGTTCCACAGCGGGCCCCTCTTCCAGGATGTGATTCCCCAGGGGTCCTGAGTCTGTGGCAGCTGTTTGGCTGGCAGTGACCGGGGAGGGCAGAGCAACCCCAGAGCTACTAGAAGATGGTACTTGTGTAGGttagtctttcctgctttatgTCTGGGGCTTCCCTTGCttatgaaatagagaaaaaagatgagGTGCTGTCTGTGAAATCTTTCCAGGACTGTGGAATCATTGGGTGATCAATGAGGTAGGAGGGAAAACACGAGAGAGAGGCAGCAGCTAGGGGAGAGCACTCTgatccccttccctccccactcccgaGAGAGAGGCAGCAGCTAGGGGAGAGCATGCtgatctccttccctcccactccctgagATGCCAAAGGGGGATCCCCCAGGTGGACTGTGAAATATTGGCCATCCCATCATTGGAGGAAAATTAATACTGTGGTATGTGTGCACcctaagggaaatacaaattttattatcTGAATTACACAGTCGTCATGTTTTTATCCTCCTTTTTCACCAGTCTCTATATTATGAACACTTAACTCTGCCTTCcaacttattttctaaaatgctgAGTTATTAAAAACACGTGTGTTTCCTACAGTTGTTCGATAGCCATAGTTAAGTCATTCCTTTAGAGAATGACTAGTCTAACCCTAGGCTTCCCAACTATTTTTACGTCCTGGCATATGTAGAATACATGCAGTGCACTGGGTGATGGAGGAGCTCCCCGTTGGAGTTGGTGCACCCCTGCCTCACTTCCTATAGCCACTTAGCTTACCTGTAACTTGCTCCAGGCTCTGCCATGCTCACTGTCTTGGAATTCCTGGTTGAGCGCCTCATGTGATGTTGGACAGTGATAGGTATCACCCACACTTAAGCCATTGTGTTTTCCATTGATCTGAAGATTTGTTAAAATGCTTTCAAGAAGAAAATTTGAGAACCTTTGATTTCTTCAAAATTCTTCAACAGCCATGCTAAGTTTATCAGAaaacatttctctgttttttaggatttttttttataatgcagTGAAGATCTCTTGAGTGTTTATATTGACAATGAAATTATATGAATGAGCTTAATAAAGAGAaattgtgggacgcctgggtgactcaatcgcctaagcgtcggccttcggctcaggatatgatcccagggtcctggaattgaatcccacatcgggctccttgatcaacagggagcctgctgctccctctgcttgtgctcatgcgtgctcgctgtctctctctctttctctctctctctgacaaataaaatcttaaaaaaaaaaagttcttttcctctccctgtccctttgctcctccccccccttaaaaaaatgtttgaaatctGTCTGTGGATGAAGAGGAGTATGTGGACCTCTCTCTAGGTtctctttaatccatttatttgtattttcttaaagagCATGTTGTGGATGAGACTAAAAGGCATTTTGGTCCTTTTGTCCTAATGGGTGTAGAAGGGTATAGAGCTGCGTGTTTGCTGCTCTAGCTCAAAGTAGCTTTAATTATCATATGCATATTTTCTGGCCTGACATGTAAGCCTTGAAGTACCCATGAAAAGGTATGGGTCCGTGAGCTTTGTGTTCACTTAGCTTAACCAGGGCCATGGACTGTTCTCAGCTTGAAGGCCCTCCCATGGCATTGCACTCTTAGCCTGAAGTAGTGACTGTGTGTGCCAAGAAGTGGACATTATACTGCTGACTCCTTCGTGTGTTAGGCAGGAGCAGGTCGGTCAGCACTGCACAGGGACTCAGGATCTCCTAAAGATGAAGACAGTCCACAAGAGTGAGGATGGTGAAGACGTGGATGGGCTGGCCAAGCTCAGCCTCGCTCCTTAATACAGACATGTCAGCTCTATGGAAACAGCATGTTCTTGTGGAATTCAGATGATTTTActagtctcattttttaaatattagatatATAAGAAATGGGtcttggggcggctgggtggctcagtcagttaagcatctgccttcacctggggtcatgatcccggggtcatcatcccggggtcctgggatcgagccccacatcgggctcccagctcagcagggagtctgcttctccctctctgcctctcccactgcttgtgctctctctctctctctcaaatgaataaatcttaaaaaaaagagagagaaatggggctTTTTTCATATTAGGAAGTATTAAAATcttacaacttttttaaaaacttttttaaaaaaatttattttatttttttttagattttatttatttatttgacagagagacagtgagagagggaacacaagcagggggagtgggtgagggagagggagaagcagccttcccgccgagcagggagcccgatgtggggctccgtcccaggaccctgggatcatgacctgagctgaaggcagatgcttaacgactgagccactcaggtgccccaaaacttactcttttttaaaaacctctggctggttcagttggtagagcatgcaactctttatctcggggttatgagttcaagccccacattgggtgtagagattacttaaaaataaaatcttaaagaagtaggtaaataaaaaaattaaaacctatttAAGAGTTGTATATAATTAAAGATGTCCAGGGGTATGTCTTTGCTGCTCTGCATTTATAAGTGCTCAGACTGAATGTGTCAGAATTGGCATTTTGCATTAGTACCTCCAAATCCCTAATATTGCAGTAGAGCAGAGTTGGGAAGTTTGTTATGACTCTTTATGTTTTATGCTTATTACTGCCTTTTTTGGTTTCCTAAAACTGgcatgtgtgttttttatttatgtgtgattttcttttccttttttcacctgTAGTTGTGAAAGATTTTCAAGACTATGTTGAGCCTGAAGAAGGTTGTCAAGGTTCCCCACAGAGAAGAGGACCTTTGACCTCAGGTCCTGATGAAGAAAATGTTGCCTTGCCCCTTGGTGACAATATGCTGACTCATAACCTGGGAATCCCAGTGTTGGTGGTGTGCACAAAGGTATGTGCCAGGGAATTGTAAATATGGCTGGGTTTGGCCAGTGTACAGTCATCATCTGAAAGAAACTAAGAGGCTTTACTTGTGTGTCTTCCTACAGGAGAGTTGTACTAATTCGGGATTCATTAAGGTACATTGAATAGGTCAGGCTAGAGAATATTGTCATCTAATGTTGCTGCTGGAAACATGACATCACTCAGTTTGTTCATAGTTTGAGTTAATCTCTCCATGAAGCACTGTCAACTTTATTGAGTGATTTAAACTTGGAACTAAAAGCAGTTTTCTTAAGGCTCTGTGAACCAGTTGATCTAGCCCAAGctgattataaaaaataatatagaagagCAGAATTCTTTAGGGTTTTAGTCTCTTAAAAATCTGTTGAATTTGAGATGATTTTCAGAAAGGAACATAACAGTAGAAAAGGAAGGGAACTCAAAGTTTCAGTTTCTTCTACCCTATAGAATGATGATGTGAGAATGAAAATTCAGTCAGAGAGAAATAAAGCTGTTtctcttgcaaaagaaaaaaaagtagctttaaaaacattttgggtttttggatgcctggccagctcagttggaagagcctGAGAGACTCTAGATCTCGAGgcgtgagtttgagctccacattatgtgtagagattacttaaataaataaatagacttaaaacacacaaaacattttGGGTTTCAAAAGTACTTTATTCTCAGTACTTTATTCTCAACCACAGAGTGTGCCATTCGCATTATATTCTGTGAGACGGGTCCTATGGAGTGTGCAGTGCACAGCCATGTCCCATGGGCCTGCTTCCTGATGTGACTGTGTTTGATTCTTAGAACAACTGTGAGGTGATCAGACTGTTCCATCCCCACTTTACAGCTCTGGAAACTGTGGCCCAGGATGAAAGAAAACTCTCCAGTTGTTTCTGACTCTTGTCTGATTAATGCTTAGACCTTTGGCTTCGGCTTTCTTCTTTGGAACTATGATACTTTATTTCTAAAGAAGATGCTGTTCCCATCctcagcagggagagaagcaaaaagatgactcctttctctttctgtcttgccTGCAGTGTGATGCAGTGAGTGTCCTGGAGAAGGAGCATGATTACAGGGACGAGCACTTTGACTTCATCCAGTCACACCTACGGAGGTTCTGCCTCCAGTGTATCCTTGGGACGCTGTGTCAGGGCATAGGAGCGcaggctcccttctctgtgctgatTCAGGCTTCTCTCCATTTGGGGCATCTTCAAAAAGCTAAAGTACTTCCTGAATCCAGAACAGTCTTCTGCCATGGAGAAATTGTATACATCTTTTCACAAGTTTTGTATTTTACTGTATTGGAATTTGAGACTTACTAATTTGTGTCTGTCTttcatcactttttatttttaatgctgtaCATTTGATAAGGCTTTCATATTAAGAAGAAAGCTGATATGGATAGTCTTAGTACCAAACTACTTTTATCATAttttggaaatctttttaaaCTTTGCTTTTTTGCAGAAAAGGTTAATTACCCAACACAATATTGTTTTAGATGCCACAGAGTTTTTCCCATATGTTTGTTTTGTGCTGTCCATGAGAAAGATACTGTGTCAGCAGTCTTTTGAAtcttatttctgtaaaaatacaATAGCAGTTGGTACTTTGGTCCTATACTCTGGGATGTGGGGGTGAGGGATAGGTTCCTACCACTTCCTCTGGGCCTTTTATCTTGTCCAGCTCAGTGCGGATGCTGATACATGTTAGGTATCCATCTCTTACAAAAGATGGGCTTCATGATAAACTGGATCCCTTGTGAACCATCTGTCTAGGAACAAACCTGTGTACCTTGGTTCTGCCGAGTGTGTTTTTCTGGCTAACCTCAGAGCCTTTAACTTGACTGCTTAGGAACCAACCTGATGGGTAAAAAGGTAGCAATCTACGTGTTAAAAAACGAAGTGCATGGTCTGCCAGCATTGACATGCTTTATGCTTTTGACGTGGTCATCTGTTACGATTACcgttttagttttaaaagttttaacaCTTTCTATCGATCATGTATTGAGCAAAAACTGATTCACCTGTGAGTAGTACTTTGAGGATTATGcttgtatgtgtttgtttttatctcctCCTGCAGTGAATTTGTTTTCCTTAAGCGGATTGATTAGATGGAGCAGCCTTGATTTACACATCagtgaaggaggagaaaaaccTCGACTTGTTGTATAAGTACATTGTTCATAAAACGTATGGCTTCCACTTTATCACACCTGCCTTAGTTGTGGAAAAGGATGCAGTTTTTATGTGAGTTCCTTATAGGTTatctcaaatgcttttttttttttaatgcttcttttTATATAGTACGTTTGCTCTTCACATTTTATCCTTCCCAAGTAAGGTGCCTTCTGTCTCTGTCGAACACAGCCAGTTTTCTGCTGCCATGGGGCGAAGCGCTTGGGCTGGACCTCACAGGGGGTAGATAGACCCAGCTCCTCTCTAGATTACTTGTCATTCTGCCTCTAGTCTAAGGGAAGTAGGTGGATTGAGGTCAGGTGTGCTGCCTTTCTTCATTGAGAGCAAGGTGCCAAAACTTAAGCCAGCCATTTTTGCCACTTATTGTCAGCTCTGATAGAATACTGGCTGGAGGAGGGAGTTGAAGTGTAGGGAATTGGGCTTTGGAGACCCTGATAATCTTCTGTTGAAGCATTTGATTTCTCTGCTCATTGGCAGGCACCTTCGTTGGTGTACCCATCAGCATGAGCTTTAGCTATACTGAATACTTACTGTATATTTGGCATTTCATATTTTAGGAGCCACTGGGGCTGATGTTCTTGGGCAGAGATTTAGATACCTGTTTCCTCCAGTTTGTGTCTTTCTGTCCCTGGAGAATGATGAGTGTTTGgttgcatgaatgaatgttgaagcTGTGTGGCCTCTGAGAGAACTTGTGCTAGTGTTTGTAGGCGTAGATATTCTTGGGAATTACAGTTCCTTCAGCAACTGCTGAGTACTTCTAGGTGCCCAGGTTCTATGCTAAGGATGCAgaaataaacaagatgtggtcCCTGCACACAGCACggggagggcagggatggggcagtAACGGAGTAATGGAGGCATtgtggcagggagggcagagggggtgaTGGCAGAAGGCTAAGTGTTTGTGTGCTAAGCAGGCCAGAAGGaatggaggggcaggagggacagtTTCTGAGAAGGCTGAAGACGTGAAAGCCAAGAGCTCTGGGGACTGAATAGGGTTGCTTCCTGAACATTCAGGGAGAGCCTCATTCAGGCTGCTTACAGATGGCAAAGCTAGAGCCTTAGATGGATTTTTAGAGAATTGTCCAGAGTGATCAGGCAGGCACCAGAGACACAAGCTTAGTGAGTGGTATGTGAGTGCCCAAATCACTTGGAATTCTGAGGAACAGGAAGCTGAGGAAGGTGGTCTGGGGATCGGGGCTGTTCTGGAGAGAAGCATCTCACAGCTTCTGAAGACTGCCTGAGTCCTGATGGTATCTTGATCCTACCCTGTCCCTTTGCATCTTTGATCCTGTTGGTATTTTAGCTATTTGGGAGCTGGTGAAGTCAGCAAAACCATTTGGGTGGAGCACCCTGGCTAAGAACGCTGTCTGGGTCATAGAGCTGTGAAGCAGCGGTTATGTGGGGAAAGGGAGGCCTGCGAGAACAATCAGTTGGCATTTTTTACAGCTTGTAGAATTCAAAAGTGTGTTGTGTAGGGCATTTTACAGTTGCTCTTTTAGGAGAGTCTGGTGGGAATGTAGGCTACTGTAGCTCAACTTAATGGAACTTGGGTGCCATTAGTGACAACGATGAGGGCAGCACCCATGTAGGAGCCTCAAGGACTCTCTGTGTCCCTTTGGTTTGGGGCCCAGGAGAGTGTAGGTCCTGATGCCCTCCTTTGCTCCACATCTTCCCACACCAGTAACATTAATAAAGCAGTCCATAAGAAAACTGTTTTCAGAAGAGTTCTCAGATTTCCTCTACACTGAAGCCCAAGACAGTCTCATCCTGAGCTCTGTCCTCTGTGCTGTTCTCTGCAACCTCCACTCTCTCGGAATAAGGCCCCATTGTGTCCTTGCTCTTCTGGATGGTGTTGTGTGAAAGCTCTGAACACTTCTGTGGGTTAGCATGTGTAGTCAGTAAGATCTCATTCTGGTTCCTTAGATCTTGGGCCCCATGAGCTTAGTCTGGAGCAGGACCTGCGATGTCAAGCTGATGGGTTTTGCCAGCACTAAACTTTGGCTTGTCTGCCACAAGCTAGAAGCCAGCCGTAGCAACTACAGAGCAGATCTTGTGAGAAAGGCTCTCATCTAGGAGCCCTCTTAACCTGGAATGTGCTCTAAAGTGTGCTGTGAGGCAGTCCCAGGAGAAGCAAATCAATccttatttccttgcttttagACCTGCAGGTTgggacaatgaaaagaaaatagctaTTTTACATGAAAATTTCACAACTGTGAAGCCAGAAGATGCATATGAAGATTTTATTGTGAAGCCACCTGTGAGAAAGGTAGCCAAGTCAGTCACTTTGAGTTATAGGGTTTGTGTTTTGTTGGgggtttgtctgtttgtttgtttttatgagaaaagaaatgtataaagaaatctgttttaCATACTGAACCACtttcaggggaagaaaaaagtaatCCAAGGGCgtttaaaaaaaaggtcagcTCAAGTCTGGTGTTAAGTGAATGGCTCCAGGTGGTAGGGCATGAGTGGTGGAATGCCCACATGGAGTTGGGTTGAAGTTTCCCACTAAGTCCTAACAGTGCCGCCACACCTCTGGAGAACTGTTAGGAGATTCCTGTGCACCTCTGATCTGCAGGCCCTGATCTGGGAGGCATTTAGAACCTGCCAGACTTAAAAATGTCAGTTGGCCACATGCCAAGGCTGGTCTCGGGACAGAGTTGGTTCCAGGCTAGAAAAAACATAATTGTGCAGTTGCAGCAGGGACTCTCCCCAGGTCCATGTTGAGACCCGAGCCCAAGATTCTTCTTTCATTGAGAATTTTGATAGTAGTTCGGGTGTTCTTGGCCTGTGACCACAAATGAGTATGTCATTTCATTTCACAGCTGGTCCATGACAAAGAGTTGGCAGCAGAGGATGAGCAGGTGTTCCTAATGAAGCAACAGGTAAGATGAACCTGTGAGACCAGAGCAGAGGCCTTCTCATGCATGAAGTGCCAGTCCCGTTGGGTGAGGTTGAGGACATCACAGAGAGCTTTCAGTGTCAAAGGGGTTGCAACCAGGTCTCCTCGTTCCCTCCCATATCTAGCATTGGTACAGAGTAGGGGTTAGACCATCTGGCTCAGGTAATCCCCTACCTGCTGCAGATTCTCAGCAATGAGgggtttattatcattttaagtaACCTTTCTCTCTGGAAATAAAGTTTCCTCACGTTAATACCTCCTGTGTTGACAGTTTACCAAGTGCCTTGACCTCACTTCCATTATTTTACATAGCCCCACACAGCCTCCTGTGCATGAAGGCAGGTGAGCTGACGTATCCATTTTGTAGGTGAGGAGAGTAACTTCCCCAAGCTGACAGTTCGGAATGAAAACCCACTCTCACCTTTCTGTTTCACTAGGACTGTTGTTAGACATGTCTCTTAGCCATGTCACGGGTCTGCCTGATGGTGCGGGCCACTCAGCAGGCTGGGGTATTGATGGTTCTTTTGCCAACCTGTCCTCCCTTCTGTGCTCTTCTTGCTACCTTAGCCCCAAAACCGGTtacttggattatttttttcaccATATACCAAATTGCTGAATTTAAACTTTTTGCATGCATAATATAAAAATCTATGACTTGGTTGTTGTTAATGGCGCCCTCTAGTGGAACACTGGGAAGTAAGTGTTACTGCAGACCTTGGTTAATGGCCAGTGCATCCCTCTCTTTGCAGTCACTCCTTGCCAAGCAGCCAGCCACGCCCACGAGAGCCTCTGTGAGTACCTTAAACTAATTGGGGGGGGGTCAAGGCCCAGTGTTGTAGGTGTCTTCATTCTTGATGCCAGTATTTTTAAGAGCttatatttgtgtgggtttttGTATTTTCAAGGGAATTTGGTTTCCCTGAAGGCCCAGGGCCAGGAACATAATAGGGACTCAGGAAATGTCTGATGAAGGAATATAGCTTAGGGAAATAGAGTGAGCAGGCTTTATTATCTTGATTTCTCTAAGGAGAAACTAAGGTCTAGAAAGAGACTGAGCTGGAACAAACTCCCAGTCCTGCCATCCTTCTTCCTAGACTGTGAAAAACATCCTGCagagaatgtcttcatttttggAATATGtatttcctgttatttttatGCCTGTGTGTGACTTGGGCTGGTTTTGGACTTAGGAATCCCCTGCGAGAGGACCCTCTGGCTCTCCAAGAACTCAGGGCCGGGGAGGGCCAGCTAGTGTGCCAA
This region includes:
- the DYNC1LI2 gene encoding cytoplasmic dynein 1 light intermediate chain 2; this encodes MAPVGVEKKLLLGPNGPAVAAAGDLTSEEEEGQSLWSSILSEVSTRARSKLPSGKNILVFGEDGSGKTTLMTKLQGAEHGKKGRGLEYLYLSVHDEDRDDHTRCNVWILDGDLYHKGLLKFAVSAESLPETLVIFVADMSRPWTVMESLQKWASVLREHIDKMKIPPEEMRELERKFVKDFQDYVEPEEGCQGSPQRRGPLTSGPDEENVALPLGDNMLTHNLGIPVLVVCTKCDAVSVLEKEHDYRDEHFDFIQSHLRRFCLQYGAALIYTSVKEEKNLDLLYKYIVHKTYGFHFITPALVVEKDAVFIPAGWDNEKKIAILHENFTTVKPEDAYEDFIVKPPVRKLVHDKELAAEDEQVFLMKQQSLLAKQPATPTRASESPARGPSGSPRTQGRGGPASVPSASPGTSVKKPDPNIKNNAASEGVLASFFNSLLSKKTGSPGSPGAGGVQSTAKKSGQKTVLTNVQEELDRMTRKPDSMVTNSSTENEA